The sequence AAAAATTAGCTATTGCAGGGTAAGGGAATCGTACAGGGGTACCTGAAGGCGTGGAAGAGAGCAAATCTACCGAACCAGATGAAAAGTGTAGAGCACTTCTACCGTTATTAACTAACGCCGTTTTTAAACCTTTTTCTAAGCAATGAATGGCCGAAGTGTATCCGGCCATTCCTCCACCAATAACGATGACATCATAATTCATTGAGGCTCTCCTGATTCGACTGAATGATTGGCCGGATTTAAGTCTGAAGCACCTAATAACCCTTCGTAGATCCAATAGCTGAATTCAGCTTCTCTTAACGCATCTCCCCACAATATTGGTTTTGTCCCCTTCCAGCGCTCCTCCATAAAGTCGACCAACAGATGGCTGCTTTCTACACCGCTCACTCCGCCAAATTCATTGAACAGCCCAGCGGCTCGGTAAGTGCATAGTTCGCCCTGACATGGCCCCATCCCTAATCGAGTACGGCGACGTAAATCCTCTATATTTTTACAGTCCAATTGTTTAATCGCGTATTCGACTTCACCTGCCGTTACCATTTCACACTCGCAGATCACCGCTTGGCTCTTCGTGTCTGGCCTTAAGAAGTCGTGCGCTCTTTCACCATGACGATAAATGGCTGATTCATAGACTGGTTTCGCAATACTTGCACTGCGCTTTTTAGGTTTTGGGTCAATATTAGAACCGGGAAGAGGCCGACTGCTTGTCATGCATGGCTTAGTGTTACCGAGCTTTTTAGCCACGACATCAGTGGCTTGTTCTGCCATCAATCGGTAGGTCATTAGCTTGCCACCCGTGATGGTGGTAAAACCATTAAGCCCATCTTTTTCTGCATGGTCTAACAACACAATACCACGGCTAATATTTCGTCCAGACTCATCACCATCAAGTGAAACGAGAGGCCGAACACCAGCATAAGCTCTCAGTACCCGCGTGTTTTTCATTATAGGCGCGAGCTTAGTACCTTCTACTAATAGTGTGTCTATTTCATCTGGTCTAATCGTGAGGTTATCTATCTGATCATAATCAATACGTTCCGATGTTGTACCGATAAGAGAGATAGTGTCTCCTGGTACTAAAATGTCGGCATCTGAAGGTTTTCGGCAACGATTAATGACTAAATTATTAATTCGATAATCTAGGATAAGTAACGAGCCTTTAGCTGGGAACATTTTGATGCCTAAATCGGCATACTCGCAGATATTTTGCCCCCATATACCCGCCGCGTTAATGACTTCTTTTGCGTACACCTCATAAGCTATCTGCTTTTGCATGTTGTAACATCGCACACCAACAACTTTATCACGATGAATAATCAAAGAAGTGACCGTTGTATGAGTAAATAGACGAGCCCCATGTTCTTTGGCGTCCAATACATTTGAAGCGCACAACCTGAAAGGATCTAAAGTGCCATCAGGAACTTTCACTGCCCCCAACATCTTTGGGTTTGCATTTGGCTCTAGTTGCAGTGCTTTTTTAGTGCTCAGCTGTTCCGTCTCTATCCCAGCTTCGCTGCAAGCGCTCATAAATGTTTGCTGAAAATCAAAATCATCTTCGGGAAGCGTAATAAAAAGTCCACTTGTGTCTTCCACACAATGGCGAGCAATTGACTTAAGAATTTTGTTTTCCTGAATACACTCCTGAGCAGAGTGAGGATCAGTCACTGCATAGCGTGCACCAGAATGCAGGAGACCGTGATTTCTGCCTGTTGTACCTGAAGCGATGTCACCCTTTTCTAATAAAATGCAGTTTATTCCGCGTAATGCGCAATCTCGCATGATGCCCGTACCGGTAGCACCACCACCAATAATAACGACTTCGGTTTCAAACCGAGTATATGAATTCATAACGCGCTCAATTTTGGTTAACAATAGTTCAAAACGAACATTTTGCCTTTCGTTTATATTCTAGTAAAAGAAGAACGAACATTGCAACTAAATTTTCTGTCATATTTTTGTAACGATTTTTATATTATTTTATATTTATACTTTAGTCATTAACACCACCCTTATAGCCACAAAGCAGTCATTAATTATTTTAATGCGCGAATTAAATAAACTGAATCTACCTCTCAATTTTTATTTTTTACTTAGTCATAATTTGCTCGTTCGAACATTTTACGCTCGTTTCAATCCAATAACTCTAAAACATAGGTAAATAATAATGTTTGGTATATTTAAGCCCAAAGCTCATATAGAGCGACTACCTGACGGTCAGATTGATTCCGCTTATAAACGCTATAGATGGCAGCTGTTTATGGGTATTTTCTTCGGTTACGCTGGGTACTACCTTGTACGTAAAAACTTTAGCTTAGCAATGCCGTTTCTTATTGAACAAGGTTTCACTCGTGGGCAATTAGGTGTGGCACTATCTGCTGTATCCATTGCTTACGGACTGTCCAAATTCTTAATGGGCAGTGTTTCAGACCGTTCCAACCCCAGATATTTTCTAAGCTTCGGCCTGCTCATGTCCGCAGCGGTCATGTTCTGCTTTGGTTTCATGCCTTGGGCCACAGGCAGTGTTACTGCAATGTTTGTACTTCTATTCTTGAATGGTTGGTTCCAAGGTATGGGGTGGCCAGCTTGCGGCAGAACCATGGTGCACTGGTGGTCTCGTAAAGAACGTGGTGGCTTAGTTTCCGTATGGAATGTAGCGCACAATATCGGGGGTGGTTTAATTGGTCCTATGTTCATCTTAGGCTTATGGCTGTTTAACGATGATTGGCACACCGCTTTTTATGTTCCTGCTTTCTTTGCCTCATTAGTTGCTGTCTTTATTTGGTTTACATTACGAGATACCCCTCAATCTTGTGGTCTGCCTGCGATTGAAGAGTTTAAAAATGACTACCCAGATAACTACGATGAATCCAATGAACAAGAGATGACGGCAAAAGAAATTTTCTTTAAGTATGTCTTCAATAACAAATTACTTTGGTCAATCGCAATAGCTAACGCCTTTGTTTACATGATTCGCTACGGAGTACTCGATTGGGCGCCAACATACCTTTCAGAAGCAAAAGCATTTAGTGTTGATAAATCTTCATGGGCTTACTTCCTATATGAGTGGGCTGGTATTCCAGGGACTCTACTATGTGGTTGGATCTCAGACAAATGGTTTAAAGGACGCAGAGCTCCAGCGGGTATTCTATTCATGGTACTCGTTACCATCGCGGTATTTGTTTACTGGTTCAACCCAGCAGGCAACCCTGGTATTGATATGGCAGCGCTTGTTGCGATTGGATTCCTAATCTATGGTCCGGTTATGTTGATAGGCCTTTACGCTCTAGAACTTGCTCCTAAAAAAGCGGCAGGTACAGCAGCAGGTCTAACTGGATTGTTCGGTTACCTTGGTGGTGCTGTCGCGGCAAATGCGGTTCTTGGTTACACCGTTGACCACTTCGGCTGGGATGGCGGGTTCACCTTGCTGACGGCGTCTTGTGGTATATCTATTCTTTGCCTTGCCTACGCCTACTTTGGTGAGAAGAAGTTCCATAAAGAAAAAGACGAAAAAGAAAGATTACAAGCGGCTGAAGCGTCAGCTTAAGTTTTAGACGTAATCCGACAGACGTTAAGGTACTGCTAATTTAGCCTTGATACCCATTCCTACGCTAGAGTGTGGGAATGAGGGTAAGATAAAAAATGCCACAATAGATTGCTATTGTGGCATTTTCATTATTGTAAGGTACGAAATTATTACAAACTGATGATCTCTATTTTTGTTTCAGACTCTTCAAGGATAGAGGCCAATGGTTCTGGTGGTAGTTGATCGGTAATGATTAAATCTATCTCACTCAGGTTACCGAGTTTAACCATCGCGTTACGACCGAACTTAGAATGGTCAACACCAAGGATGGTTTCTCGGCTATTTTCAATAATGGCTTTCTTTACTCGGACTTCATGATAATCAAAATCAAGCAACGAACCATCATTATCAATACCACTTATGCCTAGCACACCAAAATCTAACCGGAACTGGGAAATAAAGTCTAAGGTTGCCTCACCCGTTACACCACCATCGATATTGCGGACTTCACCACCAGCGAGAATAACCTTAAAATCCGAGCGTTCCATCAAAATCATGGCGACATTTATATTGTTCGTCACTATACGCAGATCACTGTGGCTAACTGTTAGAGCCCTTGCAAAAGCCTCAGGGGTGGTGCCAATATCAATAAATAAGGTTGAACCATTAGGTATATGTTTTGCCATCGTTGCAGCAATCAGTTCTTTTTGCCTAGGGTGCATTACCTTGCGGTTGTTGTAACTGGAATTCTCGGAACTAGAAAGGTTGGTAGCGCCACCATGAGTTCGGCGAAGTTTGTTGAGTTCAGCAAGCTCATTTAAATCTCGACGGATCGTTTGAGGGCTAACACTAAACAGTTCAACCAACTCATCTGTGTTGACTTCTCCGTTTAATTCTACGAGTCGAACAATCTCATTGTGTCGCTGTTCTGCTTTCACGCCAATTCCTTTTTTAATTGTATATAACGTTATCTAGTATAAGCAAATTTTGCCAATAACCCTATTACAAATGTTATATATGGAACGGCTAAACCTGACGAACGTATCCAGGCACACGGAACAACTTGCGGCAGGAATCTAGAAAACATCCGTAAAGCACACCCATCCCACAAGATATAGCTGCATTGGTCGAAACCGCGGTAATAATCTGGTCGGTGGATGCACCAACGAAAAGTAAAATACCAGCATAGACAGGTGATTGAAATGCTACGTATGCGAATAGGTCTGATACATTTTTCATAAAAGAGGTAGATGAAAATTTTGCACCTTTCCTTAACACCCAATCGCGAAATAAGCCATAAGGTAATGCTATCGCAATATTGACAGGTATAGACACTAATCGAGACTCGAGTGATTTTTCGAGAGACATTCCGGATACAAAAACTTCAATTATCATTCCTGAAACAAAGCAAAAAACCACCATGGCAAAGGTGTCAGCTGCAACATTTCTAACGCAAAAAGGCCCACGCACTCGCATTTATTCCACTCAACAATATATATAACTACAAATAAAACAAAAAACACCACCAATAAACTGGATTAATCTATTCACCCAGTTTTCTGCGCTATTAAAACAGATCTTTAGTGAAATTAAACACTATATTTTTAATTTTATTTTAAATTTTTAGCTACTTTTTTAACTCTCTGTGGTGGTAAGTTCTTGTGTGATGAGCTTCGCGTTTTTTTTAACCAATCAGTGCATTGTGGCGCAAAATAAACACTCGTTCCGTTGACTAAGCTAAGGGGACAATGAGAGCTATGCTAAGATATAGCATCAATTTTTTCTTGGAAATTACCGTGACACTAAAAGAATTACTTCAACAACCTGAACTTGAAGGTAAATTATTAGGTGAAGCTCAAACCTGTGGTTTCGTCACCGCTATGGCTGCAGCTCCCAATGTACTTGATCCAACCGAATGGATTCCATTTCTTTGGGGGGTGAAGAAGTCGCTCCGTTTACTGACGGCGTTCAGTTTGAACAATACGCCGATTTGGTCATCGCACTTTGGAATAAGACTCGACCAGCACTTCTTGATGGAACTTGGCAATGGCCTGAAGGTTATACTCTAGACGAAGAAGAGATCATTTCTCAAAATGCTCGAGCGTTTACCGAAGGGGCACTTCAAGGTTGGCAACTTGCTAGAGACGACTGGGAAACACTAATGCCAGAGGACAGTGCCGATAACGCATTACTCGGTGGTGTACTGCTTTCTTTGAGTTTACTTTATGATCCGGAAACCGCCATAGAGACTTTAAAAGAGCATGGCGTCGAAGGTCTAGAGCAATTTGAAGAAATTTATAATGCTATTCCCGTGATGTTATCAGGCCTTACTCAGCGCGGTGCAGAATTGGCCGAGGCACAATAATTACCTCTATGCGTTAATCAAGGGCGGCAATAACGTCGCCTTTATAATAAGGTTTTCGGTTCTATTCAGTTAGCGCTAACATTTTCGTCATCTCTCGTGGGGATGACGCTGTTGTCTTTATACGCCAGTTTAATTCTGCGGATGGCGCTTTAATCTTGGGCGATATTTCCATATAACACCCAAAGCTAAAGCGCTTGCTTGACTATTTTTGCAGTTTCTCGGCGAAATCTAGCATGCGATTCAGCGGAATGAGCGATTTTACTCTGATATCTTCATCGACGAAGATCTCATGTTCGTTCGATTCGCCTGTCAATGCACTTTCTATCGCAGCTAAACCATTCATTGCCATCCAAGGACAATGTGCACAACTACGACACGTCGCACCGGCACCTGCCGTTGGTGCTTCCATTAGTTCTTTCTCTGGAACCAGCTGCTGCATCTTAAAGAAAATACCTTTATCGGTGGCAACGATAAGTTTTTTATTGGGTAGCTCTTTTGCTGATTTGATCAATTGGCTCGTAGAGCCCACTGCATCCGCTAACTCAACTACCGACGCTGGTGATTCTGGGTGTACTAAAACCGCAGCGTCAGGGTAAACCGCTTTCATGTCTTTTAAGGCTTTAGCGGAAAATTCATCATGAACGACGCACTCGCCCTGCCACAACAGCATTTCTGCTCCTGTTTTGTTCGCTATATACGAGCCAAGATGGCGATCAGGACCCCAAATAATTTTTGCGTCTTCGTCGTCCAGATACTCTACTATCTCTAAAGCGATACTTGAGGTTACGACCCAATCAGCACGTGCTTTTACTGCTGCGGAAGTGTTGGCATATACCACAACCGTATGATCTGGATGTGCATCGCAGAACTCTGTGAATTTGTCTGCTGGACAGCCTAAATCTAACGAACATTCTGCCTCTAAATTTGGCATTAAGATCGTTTTTTCTGGCGTTAAAATTTTGGCAGATTCACCCATAAACCGGACACCAGCAATGATCAATGTACTGGCTGGGTGACGATTACCAAATTTCGCCATCTCTAAAGAGTCACCCACAAAACCACCAGTCTCTTCAGCGAGGGCCTGAATTTCTGGATCGGTGTAGTAGTGAGCGATCAATACAGCATCTTTCTCAATAAGTAGGCGCTTAATGCATTCTACATGAGCCGCTTTTTGCTCATCAGTCAGTGGCATTGGTTTTGGAGGGAAAGGGTAAACGGTGGTTTCTATTAAATCTAAAATGTGGCTCATTGCTCGTGCTCTACGCAACTTCCGTGAATCCGAACATTGTACACCTTATAGGTATTCGTTTTCTAGCCCTGTTGAACAAATGCTATTGTCAATGCGACTAAATTACTAGAAACGCAAATCTATCATCATTCCTGCGCAGGAGGGGGAAGTAGTGGATAAGTGTGGGAACGGATGAAGTAAAAATGAAAAAAAAGACCACATAGTGGTCTATTTTTCTTATTTAAGTTTCGATTTAGCCATCTTAGCGGAGGCGGAACCGGGATATTCGTCAATCGCCTGTTGATAATACTTGTTTGCAACAGCGGGTTTACCGTTACGTGCT is a genomic window of Vibrio algarum containing:
- the glpT gene encoding glycerol-3-phosphate transporter; translation: MFGIFKPKAHIERLPDGQIDSAYKRYRWQLFMGIFFGYAGYYLVRKNFSLAMPFLIEQGFTRGQLGVALSAVSIAYGLSKFLMGSVSDRSNPRYFLSFGLLMSAAVMFCFGFMPWATGSVTAMFVLLFLNGWFQGMGWPACGRTMVHWWSRKERGGLVSVWNVAHNIGGGLIGPMFILGLWLFNDDWHTAFYVPAFFASLVAVFIWFTLRDTPQSCGLPAIEEFKNDYPDNYDESNEQEMTAKEIFFKYVFNNKLLWSIAIANAFVYMIRYGVLDWAPTYLSEAKAFSVDKSSWAYFLYEWAGIPGTLLCGWISDKWFKGRRAPAGILFMVLVTIAVFVYWFNPAGNPGIDMAALVAIGFLIYGPVMLIGLYALELAPKKAAGTAAGLTGLFGYLGGAVAANAVLGYTVDHFGWDGGFTLLTASCGISILCLAYAYFGEKKFHKEKDEKERLQAAEASA
- the nadA gene encoding quinolinate synthase NadA, encoding MSHILDLIETTVYPFPPKPMPLTDEQKAAHVECIKRLLIEKDAVLIAHYYTDPEIQALAEETGGFVGDSLEMAKFGNRHPASTLIIAGVRFMGESAKILTPEKTILMPNLEAECSLDLGCPADKFTEFCDAHPDHTVVVYANTSAAVKARADWVVTSSIALEIVEYLDDEDAKIIWGPDRHLGSYIANKTGAEMLLWQGECVVHDEFSAKALKDMKAVYPDAAVLVHPESPASVVELADAVGSTSQLIKSAKELPNKKLIVATDKGIFFKMQQLVPEKELMEAPTAGAGATCRSCAHCPWMAMNGLAAIESALTGESNEHEIFVDEDIRVKSLIPLNRMLDFAEKLQK
- a CDS encoding DeoR/GlpR family transcriptional regulator, which encodes MKAEQRHNEIVRLVELNGEVNTDELVELFSVSPQTIRRDLNELAELNKLRRTHGGATNLSSSENSSYNNRKVMHPRQKELIAATMAKHIPNGSTLFIDIGTTPEAFARALTVSHSDLRIVTNNINVAMILMERSDFKVILAGGEVRNIDGGVTGEATLDFISQFRLDFGVLGISGIDNDGSLLDFDYHEVRVKKAIIENSRETILGVDHSKFGRNAMVKLGNLSEIDLIITDQLPPEPLASILEESETKIEIISL
- a CDS encoding L-alanine exporter AlaE, with amino-acid sequence MRVRGPFCVRNVAADTFAMVVFCFVSGMIIEVFVSGMSLEKSLESRLVSIPVNIAIALPYGLFRDWVLRKGAKFSSTSFMKNVSDLFAYVAFQSPVYAGILLFVGASTDQIITAVSTNAAISCGMGVLYGCFLDSCRKLFRVPGYVRQV
- the glpA gene encoding anaerobic glycerol-3-phosphate dehydrogenase subunit A codes for the protein MNSYTRFETEVVIIGGGATGTGIMRDCALRGINCILLEKGDIASGTTGRNHGLLHSGARYAVTDPHSAQECIQENKILKSIARHCVEDTSGLFITLPEDDFDFQQTFMSACSEAGIETEQLSTKKALQLEPNANPKMLGAVKVPDGTLDPFRLCASNVLDAKEHGARLFTHTTVTSLIIHRDKVVGVRCYNMQKQIAYEVYAKEVINAAGIWGQNICEYADLGIKMFPAKGSLLILDYRINNLVINRCRKPSDADILVPGDTISLIGTTSERIDYDQIDNLTIRPDEIDTLLVEGTKLAPIMKNTRVLRAYAGVRPLVSLDGDESGRNISRGIVLLDHAEKDGLNGFTTITGGKLMTYRLMAEQATDVVAKKLGNTKPCMTSSRPLPGSNIDPKPKKRSASIAKPVYESAIYRHGERAHDFLRPDTKSQAVICECEMVTAGEVEYAIKQLDCKNIEDLRRRTRLGMGPCQGELCTYRAAGLFNEFGGVSGVESSHLLVDFMEERWKGTKPILWGDALREAEFSYWIYEGLLGASDLNPANHSVESGEPQ